Proteins encoded in a region of the Anopheles aquasalis chromosome 2, idAnoAquaMG_Q_19, whole genome shotgun sequence genome:
- the LOC126570476 gene encoding rap1 GTPase-activating protein 1 isoform X9: MIRRKGTQTSDRYASVRTVSSTGTKTRMVCIGNRGNAAGVADERITNPHANGGGSTNESSNNLTVQMSQPNQAMIGGGNTRSLLRHSNSMSANPHSVATTTSSSTPASPHLLSNSSSGHLHHTLSSGGGLHQHAPQYQSQSSVSSQSSSIISAVPPVQRLLEDVLGKPAPHAMIVVPNSGGYWVDGTDHDTSYEPSAQTNWRVGKIESDDTAKCYRRFFIAREHSNLVGYDEQLGPVLLSIKSENVANTDHIRILLRLRTGTMHELIPASCLGGAPSPIKMARLLNEQIDVDSFVPVMCPKASSLIAHYDEHVLVTNFKFGVLYQRYGQTTEEELFSNSETTPAFDEFLDLLGERIRLRDHKGYRGGLDIHNGHTGDTAVYDVFKEREIMFHVSTLLPYTEADPQQLQRKRHIGNDIVAIVFQEENTPFSPAMIASHFLHAFIVVQPIEPNTPNCRYKISVTARDDVPFFGPTLPQPSIFKKGPELKEFLLTKLINAENACYKADKFAQLELRTRASLLQNLVDELKEKTRDFLGADVLSGSGNTVAPTSPTPETPKSEGGFTGSRFIDTVKKALNARLRSQNSDPTNNGSSGAASINVDVKHHNSMKKSKDGSGLVSDAPSGGAVNIGRSLSKSSTTGSRKSPNDSVASSPDITSRCSLNPAHQHVNSAANHITNKANLTRKINTDWHHSNEDTGNSVPDGAAKGAAANNNNNSNNNNNGPVAMSETSDDSSLNSVDLDPMVFLPTVDAGATYIDSDTGLESMSSADATTKACSLCLDGTGSANGGGSVVSVSISGASVTIDGNVVGVPRELRTSGGSASSGTGSTASAGGGAGAGIGLGAAGSLLPQETLQQVEGMKQEITRLKCDKLDLLRQNVTCQRDIKRLRERELSLQGDLAAAGKEILRLRDLLKEYMPTAVGEPM; encoded by the exons ATGATACGTAGGAAAGGGACACAAACCAGCGATAGATATGCGAGT GTGCGTACCGTCAGCAGTACGGGCACGAAAACTCGAATGGTGTGCATT ggTAACCGCGGCAATGCTGCGGGAGTGGCGGATGAGCGGATCACAAATCCACACGCAAATGGAGGCGGCAGCACCAATGAATCGTCAAACAACCTCACGGTACAAATGTCCCAGCCCAACCAGGCGATGATAGGTGGTGGCAATACGCGGTCCCTGCTACGCCACTCGAATAGTATGTCGGCGAATCCACATTCGGTGGCGACGACAACCTCCAGCTCGACACCGGCCTCACCGCATCTGCTGTCGAACAGCTCGAGTGGTCACCTGCACCACACCCTCTCATCGGGAGGCGGACTGCACCAGCATGCACCCCAGTACCAGTCGCAGTCGTCGGTTAGCTCACAGTCCTCGTCGATCATATCGGCGGTCCCACCGGTCCAGCGGCTGCTGGAGGATGTGCTCGGTAAACCGGCACCACACGCGATGATCGTGGTACCGAACAGTGGAGGCTACTGGGTGGACGGTACGGATCACGACACTTCGTACGAACCGTCGGCGCAGACGAACTGGCGTGTTGGCAAGATCGAATCCGATGACACGGCCAAGTGCTACCGGAGGTTCTTCATCGCTCGCGAGCACTCGAATCTGGTCGGTTACGATGAACAGCTGggaccggtgctgctgtcgatcaAATCGGAGAACGTGGCCAATACGGACCATATCCGCATTCTGCTGCGATTGCGCACCGGCACGATGCACGAGCTCATTCCGGCCTCCTGTCTGGGCGGTGCTCCGTCACCGATCAAGATGGCACGGTTGCTGAACGAACAGATCGACGTGGACAGCTTTGTGCCGGTGATGTGCCCGAAGGCGTCATCCTTGATTGCGCACTACGATGAGCACGTGCTGGTAACGAACTTCAAGTTCGGTGTCCTGTACCAGCGCTATGGTCAGACGACGGAAGAAGAGTTGTTCAGTAACAGCGAGACGACACCAGCGTTCGACGAGTTTCTCGATCTGCTCGGTGAGCGCATTAGGCTGCGCGATCACAAGGGCTATCGTGGTGGGCTGGATATCCACAATGGGCACACGGGCGATACGGCGGTCTACGATGTGTTCAAGGAGCGCGAAATCATGTTCCACGTGTCTACGCTACTGCCCTACACCGAGGCCGATCcacagcagctccagcgcaAGCGTCACATCGGTAACGACATTGTTGCGATCGTGTTCCAGGAGGAAAACACCCCTTTCTCGCCGGCCATGATTGCCAGCCACTTTCTGCACGCGTTCATTGTGGTGCAACCGATCGAACCCAACACTCCGAACTGTCGCTACAAGATCTCGGTGACGGCGCGCGATGATGTGCCTTTCTTCGGGCCAACGCTTCCGCAACCCTCGATCTTCAAGAAGGGTCCAGAGCTGAAGGAGTTCCTGCTGACCAAGCTGATCAACGCGGAGAATGCGTGCTACAAGGCGGACAAATTCGCCCAGCTGGAGCTGCGCACGCGTGCCTCGCTGCTGCAGAATTTGGTGGACGAGCTGAAGGAGAAAACACGTGACTTCCTGGGCGCGGATGTGCTTAGTGGAAGTGGCAACACCGTAGCTCCCACCTCGCCTACTCCGGAAACACCGAAATCCGAGGGCGGATTCACGGGCTCCCGGTTCATCGATACGGTCAAGAAGGCGTTGAATGCGCGGCTTCGCTCGCAAAATTCCGATCCGACCAACAATGGGAGCAGCGGTGCCGCGTCGATCAACGTCGACGTGAAGCACCACAATTCGATGAAGAAATCGAAGGATGGTTCCGGTCTCGTATCCGATGCaccgagcggtggtgcagttaAT ATTGGCCGATCGCTGTCCAAGAGCAGCACAACCGGTTCTAGGAAGTCACCGAATGATTCGGTTGCTTCCTCGCCCGACATCACATCCCGCTGTTCCCTGAATCCGGCACATCAGCATGTCAACAGCGCCGCGAACCACATCACCAACAAAGCGAACCTAACGCGCAAAATCAACACCGACTGGCACCATTCCAATGAGGACACCGGAAACAGTGTGCCGGATGGGGCCGCCAAAGGTGCAGCTgctaacaataacaacaatagcaacaacaacaacaatggtcCTGTGGCCATGTCCGAAACCAGTGACGATTCCAGTCTCAACAGCGTCGATCTCGATCCCATGG TTTTTCTCCCAACGGTAGATGCTGGAGCTACGTACATCGATAGCGATACAGGCCTGGAGTCGATGTCCTCGGCAGATGCGACCACAAAGGCATGCTCGCTGTGCCTGGATGGGACCGGAtccgccaacggtggtggcagtgtggTGAGCGTGAGCATCAGTGGAGCCAGTGTCACGATCGATGGCAACGTGGTCGGCGTACCACGTGAACTACGTACCAGCGGTGGCAGTGCCAGCTCGGGCACTGGATCAACAGCCAGTGCTGGTGGCGGGGCAGGTGCAGGTATTgggctcggtgctgctggatccTTACTGCCCCAAGAAACACTGCAGCAGGTGGAGGGCATGAAGCAAGAGATAACTCGCTTGAAATGTGATAAATTGGATCTCCTTCGGCAGAATGTG ACCTGCCAACGTGACATCAAACGTCTACGAGAGCGTGAGCTATCGCTACAAGGTGACCTGGCCGCCGCAGGCAAAGAGATCCTTCGGCTACGCGACCTGCTGAAGGAGTACATGCCCACCGCCGTCGGCGAGCCGATGTAA
- the LOC126570476 gene encoding rap1 GTPase-activating protein 1 isoform X7 — translation MGVLRWRDLPGSRSSLNASNNNNNNNNIGNSSSNISSSQHHHNGNNISANNGNSNTLPHHSSTGRIEVRTVSSTGTKTRMVCIGNRGNAAGVADERITNPHANGGGSTNESSNNLTVQMSQPNQAMIGGGNTRSLLRHSNSMSANPHSVATTTSSSTPASPHLLSNSSSGHLHHTLSSGGGLHQHAPQYQSQSSVSSQSSSIISAVPPVQRLLEDVLGKPAPHAMIVVPNSGGYWVDGTDHDTSYEPSAQTNWRVGKIESDDTAKCYRRFFIAREHSNLVGYDEQLGPVLLSIKSENVANTDHIRILLRLRTGTMHELIPASCLGGAPSPIKMARLLNEQIDVDSFVPVMCPKASSLIAHYDEHVLVTNFKFGVLYQRYGQTTEEELFSNSETTPAFDEFLDLLGERIRLRDHKGYRGGLDIHNGHTGDTAVYDVFKEREIMFHVSTLLPYTEADPQQLQRKRHIGNDIVAIVFQEENTPFSPAMIASHFLHAFIVVQPIEPNTPNCRYKISVTARDDVPFFGPTLPQPSIFKKGPELKEFLLTKLINAENACYKADKFAQLELRTRASLLQNLVDELKEKTRDFLGADVLSGSGNTVAPTSPTPETPKSEGGFTGSRFIDTVKKALNARLRSQNSDPTNNGSSGAASINVDVKHHNSMKKSKDGSGLVSDAPSGGAVNIGRSLSKSSTTGSRKSPNDSVASSPDITSRCSLNPAHQHVNSAANHITNKANLTRKINTDWHHSNEDTGNSVPDGAAKGAAANNNNNSNNNNNGPVAMSETSDDSSLNSVDLDPMVFLPTVDAGATYIDSDTGLESMSSADATTKACSLCLDGTGSANGGGSVVSVSISGASVTIDGNVVGVPRELRTSGGSASSGTGSTASAGGGAGAGIGLGAAGSLLPQETLQQVEGMKQEITRLKCDKLDLLRQNVTCQRDIKRLRERELSLQGDLAAAGKEILRLRDLLKEYMPTAVGEPM, via the exons ATGGGTGTGCTCCGTTGGCGCGATCTACCGGGGAGCCGAAGCTCCCTGaacgccagcaacaacaacaacaacaacaacaacatcggcaacagcagcagcaacattagcagcagccagcaccatcacaaTGGCAACAACATAAGCGCCAACAATGGCAACTCCAACACCTTgccacaccacagcagcaccgggcgcATCGAG GTGCGTACCGTCAGCAGTACGGGCACGAAAACTCGAATGGTGTGCATT ggTAACCGCGGCAATGCTGCGGGAGTGGCGGATGAGCGGATCACAAATCCACACGCAAATGGAGGCGGCAGCACCAATGAATCGTCAAACAACCTCACGGTACAAATGTCCCAGCCCAACCAGGCGATGATAGGTGGTGGCAATACGCGGTCCCTGCTACGCCACTCGAATAGTATGTCGGCGAATCCACATTCGGTGGCGACGACAACCTCCAGCTCGACACCGGCCTCACCGCATCTGCTGTCGAACAGCTCGAGTGGTCACCTGCACCACACCCTCTCATCGGGAGGCGGACTGCACCAGCATGCACCCCAGTACCAGTCGCAGTCGTCGGTTAGCTCACAGTCCTCGTCGATCATATCGGCGGTCCCACCGGTCCAGCGGCTGCTGGAGGATGTGCTCGGTAAACCGGCACCACACGCGATGATCGTGGTACCGAACAGTGGAGGCTACTGGGTGGACGGTACGGATCACGACACTTCGTACGAACCGTCGGCGCAGACGAACTGGCGTGTTGGCAAGATCGAATCCGATGACACGGCCAAGTGCTACCGGAGGTTCTTCATCGCTCGCGAGCACTCGAATCTGGTCGGTTACGATGAACAGCTGggaccggtgctgctgtcgatcaAATCGGAGAACGTGGCCAATACGGACCATATCCGCATTCTGCTGCGATTGCGCACCGGCACGATGCACGAGCTCATTCCGGCCTCCTGTCTGGGCGGTGCTCCGTCACCGATCAAGATGGCACGGTTGCTGAACGAACAGATCGACGTGGACAGCTTTGTGCCGGTGATGTGCCCGAAGGCGTCATCCTTGATTGCGCACTACGATGAGCACGTGCTGGTAACGAACTTCAAGTTCGGTGTCCTGTACCAGCGCTATGGTCAGACGACGGAAGAAGAGTTGTTCAGTAACAGCGAGACGACACCAGCGTTCGACGAGTTTCTCGATCTGCTCGGTGAGCGCATTAGGCTGCGCGATCACAAGGGCTATCGTGGTGGGCTGGATATCCACAATGGGCACACGGGCGATACGGCGGTCTACGATGTGTTCAAGGAGCGCGAAATCATGTTCCACGTGTCTACGCTACTGCCCTACACCGAGGCCGATCcacagcagctccagcgcaAGCGTCACATCGGTAACGACATTGTTGCGATCGTGTTCCAGGAGGAAAACACCCCTTTCTCGCCGGCCATGATTGCCAGCCACTTTCTGCACGCGTTCATTGTGGTGCAACCGATCGAACCCAACACTCCGAACTGTCGCTACAAGATCTCGGTGACGGCGCGCGATGATGTGCCTTTCTTCGGGCCAACGCTTCCGCAACCCTCGATCTTCAAGAAGGGTCCAGAGCTGAAGGAGTTCCTGCTGACCAAGCTGATCAACGCGGAGAATGCGTGCTACAAGGCGGACAAATTCGCCCAGCTGGAGCTGCGCACGCGTGCCTCGCTGCTGCAGAATTTGGTGGACGAGCTGAAGGAGAAAACACGTGACTTCCTGGGCGCGGATGTGCTTAGTGGAAGTGGCAACACCGTAGCTCCCACCTCGCCTACTCCGGAAACACCGAAATCCGAGGGCGGATTCACGGGCTCCCGGTTCATCGATACGGTCAAGAAGGCGTTGAATGCGCGGCTTCGCTCGCAAAATTCCGATCCGACCAACAATGGGAGCAGCGGTGCCGCGTCGATCAACGTCGACGTGAAGCACCACAATTCGATGAAGAAATCGAAGGATGGTTCCGGTCTCGTATCCGATGCaccgagcggtggtgcagttaAT ATTGGCCGATCGCTGTCCAAGAGCAGCACAACCGGTTCTAGGAAGTCACCGAATGATTCGGTTGCTTCCTCGCCCGACATCACATCCCGCTGTTCCCTGAATCCGGCACATCAGCATGTCAACAGCGCCGCGAACCACATCACCAACAAAGCGAACCTAACGCGCAAAATCAACACCGACTGGCACCATTCCAATGAGGACACCGGAAACAGTGTGCCGGATGGGGCCGCCAAAGGTGCAGCTgctaacaataacaacaatagcaacaacaacaacaatggtcCTGTGGCCATGTCCGAAACCAGTGACGATTCCAGTCTCAACAGCGTCGATCTCGATCCCATGG TTTTTCTCCCAACGGTAGATGCTGGAGCTACGTACATCGATAGCGATACAGGCCTGGAGTCGATGTCCTCGGCAGATGCGACCACAAAGGCATGCTCGCTGTGCCTGGATGGGACCGGAtccgccaacggtggtggcagtgtggTGAGCGTGAGCATCAGTGGAGCCAGTGTCACGATCGATGGCAACGTGGTCGGCGTACCACGTGAACTACGTACCAGCGGTGGCAGTGCCAGCTCGGGCACTGGATCAACAGCCAGTGCTGGTGGCGGGGCAGGTGCAGGTATTgggctcggtgctgctggatccTTACTGCCCCAAGAAACACTGCAGCAGGTGGAGGGCATGAAGCAAGAGATAACTCGCTTGAAATGTGATAAATTGGATCTCCTTCGGCAGAATGTG ACCTGCCAACGTGACATCAAACGTCTACGAGAGCGTGAGCTATCGCTACAAGGTGACCTGGCCGCCGCAGGCAAAGAGATCCTTCGGCTACGCGACCTGCTGAAGGAGTACATGCCCACCGCCGTCGGCGAGCCGATGTAA
- the LOC126570476 gene encoding rap1 GTPase-activating protein 1 isoform X8: MGVLRWRDLPGSRSSLNASNNNNNNNNIGNSSSNISSSQHHHNGNNISANNGNSNTLPHHSSTGRIEVRTVSSTGTKTRMVCIGNRGNAAGVADERITNPHANGGGSTNESSNNLTVQMSQPNQAMIGGGNTRSLLRHSNSMSANPHSVATTTSSSTPASPHLLSNSSSGHLHHTLSSGGGLHQHAPQYQSQSSVSSQSSSIISAVPPVQRLLEDVLGKPAPHAMIVVPNSGGYWVDGTDHDTSYEPSAQTNWRVGKIESDDTAKCYRRFFIAREHSNLVGYDEQLGPVLLSIKSENVANTDHIRILLRLRTGTMHELIPASCLGGAPSPIKMARLLNEQIDVDSFVPVMCPKASSLIAHYDEHVLVTNFKFGVLYQRYGQTTEEELFSNSETTPAFDEFLDLLGERIRLRDHKGYRGGLDIHNGHTGDTAVYDVFKEREIMFHVSTLLPYTEADPQQLQRKRHIGNDIVAIVFQEENTPFSPAMIASHFLHAFIVVQPIEPNTPNCRYKISVTARDDVPFFGPTLPQPSIFKKGPELKEFLLTKLINAENACYKADKFAQLELRTRASLLQNLVDELKEKTRDFLGADVLSGSGNTVAPTSPTPETPKSEGGFTGSRFIDTVKKALNARLRSQNSDPTNNGSSGAASINVDVKHHNSMKKSKDGSGLVSDAPSGGAVNIGRSLSKSSTTGSRKSPNDSVASSPDITSRCSLNPAHQHVNSAANHITNKANLTRKINTDWHHSNEDTGNSVPDGAAKGAAANNNNNSNNNNNGPVAMSETSDDSSLNSVDLDPMDAGATYIDSDTGLESMSSADATTKACSLCLDGTGSANGGGSVVSVSISGASVTIDGNVVGVPRELRTSGGSASSGTGSTASAGGGAGAGIGLGAAGSLLPQETLQQVEGMKQEITRLKCDKLDLLRQNVTCQRDIKRLRERELSLQGDLAAAGKEILRLRDLLKEYMPTAVGEPM; the protein is encoded by the exons ATGGGTGTGCTCCGTTGGCGCGATCTACCGGGGAGCCGAAGCTCCCTGaacgccagcaacaacaacaacaacaacaacaacatcggcaacagcagcagcaacattagcagcagccagcaccatcacaaTGGCAACAACATAAGCGCCAACAATGGCAACTCCAACACCTTgccacaccacagcagcaccgggcgcATCGAG GTGCGTACCGTCAGCAGTACGGGCACGAAAACTCGAATGGTGTGCATT ggTAACCGCGGCAATGCTGCGGGAGTGGCGGATGAGCGGATCACAAATCCACACGCAAATGGAGGCGGCAGCACCAATGAATCGTCAAACAACCTCACGGTACAAATGTCCCAGCCCAACCAGGCGATGATAGGTGGTGGCAATACGCGGTCCCTGCTACGCCACTCGAATAGTATGTCGGCGAATCCACATTCGGTGGCGACGACAACCTCCAGCTCGACACCGGCCTCACCGCATCTGCTGTCGAACAGCTCGAGTGGTCACCTGCACCACACCCTCTCATCGGGAGGCGGACTGCACCAGCATGCACCCCAGTACCAGTCGCAGTCGTCGGTTAGCTCACAGTCCTCGTCGATCATATCGGCGGTCCCACCGGTCCAGCGGCTGCTGGAGGATGTGCTCGGTAAACCGGCACCACACGCGATGATCGTGGTACCGAACAGTGGAGGCTACTGGGTGGACGGTACGGATCACGACACTTCGTACGAACCGTCGGCGCAGACGAACTGGCGTGTTGGCAAGATCGAATCCGATGACACGGCCAAGTGCTACCGGAGGTTCTTCATCGCTCGCGAGCACTCGAATCTGGTCGGTTACGATGAACAGCTGggaccggtgctgctgtcgatcaAATCGGAGAACGTGGCCAATACGGACCATATCCGCATTCTGCTGCGATTGCGCACCGGCACGATGCACGAGCTCATTCCGGCCTCCTGTCTGGGCGGTGCTCCGTCACCGATCAAGATGGCACGGTTGCTGAACGAACAGATCGACGTGGACAGCTTTGTGCCGGTGATGTGCCCGAAGGCGTCATCCTTGATTGCGCACTACGATGAGCACGTGCTGGTAACGAACTTCAAGTTCGGTGTCCTGTACCAGCGCTATGGTCAGACGACGGAAGAAGAGTTGTTCAGTAACAGCGAGACGACACCAGCGTTCGACGAGTTTCTCGATCTGCTCGGTGAGCGCATTAGGCTGCGCGATCACAAGGGCTATCGTGGTGGGCTGGATATCCACAATGGGCACACGGGCGATACGGCGGTCTACGATGTGTTCAAGGAGCGCGAAATCATGTTCCACGTGTCTACGCTACTGCCCTACACCGAGGCCGATCcacagcagctccagcgcaAGCGTCACATCGGTAACGACATTGTTGCGATCGTGTTCCAGGAGGAAAACACCCCTTTCTCGCCGGCCATGATTGCCAGCCACTTTCTGCACGCGTTCATTGTGGTGCAACCGATCGAACCCAACACTCCGAACTGTCGCTACAAGATCTCGGTGACGGCGCGCGATGATGTGCCTTTCTTCGGGCCAACGCTTCCGCAACCCTCGATCTTCAAGAAGGGTCCAGAGCTGAAGGAGTTCCTGCTGACCAAGCTGATCAACGCGGAGAATGCGTGCTACAAGGCGGACAAATTCGCCCAGCTGGAGCTGCGCACGCGTGCCTCGCTGCTGCAGAATTTGGTGGACGAGCTGAAGGAGAAAACACGTGACTTCCTGGGCGCGGATGTGCTTAGTGGAAGTGGCAACACCGTAGCTCCCACCTCGCCTACTCCGGAAACACCGAAATCCGAGGGCGGATTCACGGGCTCCCGGTTCATCGATACGGTCAAGAAGGCGTTGAATGCGCGGCTTCGCTCGCAAAATTCCGATCCGACCAACAATGGGAGCAGCGGTGCCGCGTCGATCAACGTCGACGTGAAGCACCACAATTCGATGAAGAAATCGAAGGATGGTTCCGGTCTCGTATCCGATGCaccgagcggtggtgcagttaAT ATTGGCCGATCGCTGTCCAAGAGCAGCACAACCGGTTCTAGGAAGTCACCGAATGATTCGGTTGCTTCCTCGCCCGACATCACATCCCGCTGTTCCCTGAATCCGGCACATCAGCATGTCAACAGCGCCGCGAACCACATCACCAACAAAGCGAACCTAACGCGCAAAATCAACACCGACTGGCACCATTCCAATGAGGACACCGGAAACAGTGTGCCGGATGGGGCCGCCAAAGGTGCAGCTgctaacaataacaacaatagcaacaacaacaacaatggtcCTGTGGCCATGTCCGAAACCAGTGACGATTCCAGTCTCAACAGCGTCGATCTCGATCCCATGG ATGCTGGAGCTACGTACATCGATAGCGATACAGGCCTGGAGTCGATGTCCTCGGCAGATGCGACCACAAAGGCATGCTCGCTGTGCCTGGATGGGACCGGAtccgccaacggtggtggcagtgtggTGAGCGTGAGCATCAGTGGAGCCAGTGTCACGATCGATGGCAACGTGGTCGGCGTACCACGTGAACTACGTACCAGCGGTGGCAGTGCCAGCTCGGGCACTGGATCAACAGCCAGTGCTGGTGGCGGGGCAGGTGCAGGTATTgggctcggtgctgctggatccTTACTGCCCCAAGAAACACTGCAGCAGGTGGAGGGCATGAAGCAAGAGATAACTCGCTTGAAATGTGATAAATTGGATCTCCTTCGGCAGAATGTG ACCTGCCAACGTGACATCAAACGTCTACGAGAGCGTGAGCTATCGCTACAAGGTGACCTGGCCGCCGCAGGCAAAGAGATCCTTCGGCTACGCGACCTGCTGAAGGAGTACATGCCCACCGCCGTCGGCGAGCCGATGTAA